One genomic region from Pseudorca crassidens isolate mPseCra1 chromosome 11, mPseCra1.hap1, whole genome shotgun sequence encodes:
- the KCNA1 gene encoding potassium voltage-gated channel subfamily A member 1, protein MTVMSGENVDEASAAPGHPQDGSYPRPAEHDDHECCERVVINISGLRFETQLKTLAQFPNTLLGNPKKRMRYFDPLRNEYFFDRNRPSFDAILYYYQSGGRLRRPVNVPLDMFSEEIKFYELGEEAMEKFREDEGFIKEEERPLPDKEYQRQVWLLFEYPESSGPARVIAIVSVMVILISIVIFCLETLPELKDDKDFTGTVHRLDNTTVVYSVNIFTDPFFIVETLCIIWFSFELVVRFFACPSKTDFFKNIMNFIDIVAIIPYFITLGTEIAEQEGNQKGEQATSLAILRVIRLVRVFRIFKLSRHSKGLQILGQTLKASMRELGLLIFFLFIGVILFSSAVYFAEAEEAESHFSSIPDAFWWAVVSMTTVGYGDMYPVTIGGKIVGSLCAIAGVLTIALPVPVIVSNFNYFYHRETEGEEQAQLLHVSAPNLASDSDLSRRSSSTISKSEYMEIEEDMNNSIAHFRQANVRTGNCTAADQNCVNKSKLLTDV, encoded by the coding sequence ATGACGGTGATGTCGGGAGAGAACGTGGACGAGGCTTCGGCCGCCCCGGGCCACCCCCAGGACGGCAGCTACCCGCGGCCGGCCGAGCACGACGACCACGAGTGCTGCGAGCGCGTGGTCATCAACATCTCCGGGCTGCGCTTCGAGACGCAGCTCAAGACGCTGGCGCAGTTCCCCAACACGCTGCTGGGCAACCCTAAGAAACGCATGCGCTACTTCGACCCGCTGAGGAACGAGTACTTCTTCGACCGCAACCGGCCCAGCTTCGACGCCATCCTCTACTACTACCAGTCGGGGGGCCGGCTGCGGAGGCCGGTCAACGTGCCGCTGGACATGTTCTCCGAAGAGATCAAGTTTTACGAGCTGGGCGAGGAGGCCATGGAGAAGTTCCGGGAGGACGAGGGCTTCATCAAGGAAGAGGAGCGCCCCCTGCCCGACAAGGAGTACCAGCGCCAGGTGTGGCTGCTGTTCGAGTACCCCGAGAGCTCGGGGCCCGCCCGGGTCATCGCCATCGTCTCCGTCATGGTCATCCTCATCTCCATCGTCATCTTTTGTCTGGAGACGCTGCCCGAGTTGAAGGATGACAAGGACTTCACGGGCACCGTCCACCGCCTCGACAACACCACGGTGGTCTACAGCGTCAACATCTTCACGGACCCCTTCTTCATCGTGGAAACCCTGTGCATCATCTGGTTCTCCTTCGAGCTGGTGGTGCGCTTCTTCGCCTGCCCCAGCAAGACGGACTTCTTCAAAAACATCATGAACTTCATCGACATCGTGGCCATCATCCCCTACTTCATCACCCTGGGCACCGAGATAGCTGAGCAGGAGGGGAACCAGAAGGGCGAGCAGGCCACGTCGCTGGCCATCCTCAGGGTCATCCGGTTGGTAAGGGTTTTTAGAATCTTCAAACTCTCCCGCCACTCTAAGGGCCTCCAGATCCTGGGCCAGACCCTCAAAGCCAGTATGAGAGAGCTAGGGCtgcttatctttttccttttcatcggGGTCATACTGTTTTCTAGCGCAGTGTACTTTGCCGAGGCGGAAGAAGCTGAGTCGCACTTTTCCAGTATCCCCGACGCTTTCTGGTGGGCGGTGGTGTCCATGACCACCGTGGGATACGGTGACATGTACCCTGTGACAATTGGAGGCAAGATCGTGGGCTCCTTGTGTGCCATCGCCGGTGTGCTGACAATTGCCCTGCCCGTACCTGTCATTGTGTCCAATTTCAACTATTTCTACCACCGAGAAACCGAGGGGGAAgagcaggctcagttgctccacgtcaGCGCCCCTAATTTAGCCTCTGACAGTGACCTCAGTCGGCGCAGCTCCTCCACCATCAGCAAATCTGAGTACATGGAGATCGAAGAGGATATGAATAATAGCATAGCCCACTTTAGACAGGCCAATGTCAGAACTGGTAATTGCACCGCAGCTGACCAAAACTGCGTTAATAAGAGCAAGCTACTGACTGATGTTTAA